A window of the Kosakonia radicincitans DSM 16656 genome harbors these coding sequences:
- a CDS encoding terminase small subunit, with product MVKPDWGALQNQFLADHAKNGISPKEWCEAQGLNYASARRYIKKPAAQSAQKTAQKKLRSAHAQSGAKTPILQIENQIDSNCLPPANTTDQWSLNPDEYGLNDMQARFVSEYLIDMNRVAAYKRAGGKGEGNTAYVAASRMYRNDKVSRAIRDALAARERRTQITQDAVLKMWWELATADATQITEHRRLCCRHCWGFGHQYQWRDAVEFEEAGAEAKEKKKAAPRDDGGYGFDATLDPNPECPRCNGIGVSRAFFHDTRDLHGAARRLFAGVKEGRFGLEVQMRNQDDALKMVAQHLGMLKNRTELTGADGGPINQVNYTPEDYAKAQAALEKQLPDLD from the coding sequence GGAATATCACCGAAAGAGTGGTGTGAAGCGCAGGGACTGAATTACGCATCAGCTCGTCGCTACATCAAAAAGCCCGCTGCGCAAAGTGCGCAAAAAACTGCGCAGAAAAAATTGCGCAGTGCGCATGCGCAAAGCGGTGCAAAAACTCCAATTCTCCAAATTGAAAATCAAATTGATTCAAATTGCCTGCCACCTGCAAACACCACAGATCAATGGAGTTTAAACCCTGATGAATACGGGCTTAACGATATGCAGGCCCGGTTCGTTAGCGAGTACCTCATCGATATGAACCGCGTGGCCGCTTATAAACGTGCCGGTGGAAAAGGCGAGGGAAACACTGCGTATGTCGCAGCCTCGCGAATGTACAGAAACGATAAGGTGAGCCGGGCGATTCGCGATGCTCTGGCAGCAAGAGAGCGGCGCACTCAAATCACGCAGGACGCCGTGCTGAAAATGTGGTGGGAACTGGCGACAGCAGATGCAACGCAAATCACCGAACATCGTCGTTTGTGCTGCCGCCATTGCTGGGGATTCGGCCACCAGTATCAGTGGCGCGATGCGGTTGAATTTGAGGAAGCCGGTGCAGAGGCAAAGGAAAAGAAAAAAGCCGCTCCGCGCGATGACGGAGGCTACGGGTTCGATGCCACCCTTGATCCGAATCCCGAATGCCCTCGCTGTAACGGGATAGGGGTAAGCAGGGCATTTTTTCACGATACCCGAGATTTACACGGCGCAGCGCGTCGGTTGTTCGCCGGGGTAAAAGAAGGGCGCTTCGGCCTGGAAGTTCAGATGCGCAATCAGGATGACGCCCTGAAAATGGTGGCGCAGCATCTTGGCATGCTGAAAAACCGCACCGAACTGACTGGTGCTGACGGCGGCCCCATCAACCAGGTTAATTACACGCCGGAAGATTATGCGAAGGCGCAGGCGGCATTAGAAAAACAACTCCCCGATCTGGATTAA
- the terL gene encoding phage terminase large subunit, whose translation MSQLLEWEDLDFPDRVALKSKSEKSFLNFTRLWFELLQGDRLLVNWHHRMMASKIDDLVFGRLQPRNLIINVPPGGTKTEFVSIHAAAYINMLVQTGKLRRFRNLNVSFADSLVKRNSRRTRDIIASAEYQSLWPCKFGVNQAEEWEVVNPRGRTVGQTVSRSSGGQITGGRAGYPGPDFSGFVCLDDYNKPEDMFSATKRENANRLLVNTIRSRRGDKSKDHPTPFVSIQQRLHTDDATGFMLAGGMGVDFHHVTIPALVSDEYIDALPEPWRSLCWFSVKDTESVIVGGVRYWSYWPANEYVGDLLRLWERDEYTFLSQYMQRPRALTGGLIDTDWFKRYTHLPPLTHRAVYVDTNSGKVEDYNDYTVFTLAGMGTDNNLYLIDSVRGRWDPEDLLQQATALWEKWKPYNPKRPAPLRHMGIEDKQAGQGLITTLKKRKSIPVLEIPRGAGQNKLVRCLNSVPQIKTGKVFIPALMTDDGQPVNQVFYWDGTPAAQTSWVLPALAECADFSADDSHKNDDILDTFMDAIEIELISGGGTGWGWV comes from the coding sequence ATGTCGCAGCTACTCGAGTGGGAAGACCTCGATTTTCCTGATCGTGTCGCCCTTAAGTCAAAAAGCGAAAAATCCTTCCTGAATTTCACCCGCCTCTGGTTTGAGCTGTTGCAGGGTGATCGCCTGCTGGTTAACTGGCATCATCGCATGATGGCCAGCAAAATTGATGATCTGGTATTCGGACGGTTACAGCCACGAAACCTTATTATCAACGTGCCGCCGGGTGGGACAAAAACCGAGTTCGTTTCGATCCACGCAGCGGCATACATCAACATGCTGGTGCAAACGGGTAAGTTACGCCGGTTTCGTAATCTGAACGTTTCGTTTGCTGATTCGCTGGTCAAACGTAACAGCCGACGCACCCGCGACATTATCGCCAGCGCTGAATATCAGTCGCTGTGGCCGTGCAAGTTTGGCGTTAACCAGGCCGAAGAGTGGGAGGTTGTTAATCCCCGCGGGCGGACCGTTGGCCAGACGGTTTCCCGCTCCAGTGGTGGGCAAATCACAGGTGGGCGCGCGGGATATCCCGGCCCTGATTTTTCCGGCTTTGTGTGCCTGGATGACTACAACAAGCCAGAGGACATGTTCTCTGCGACGAAACGCGAGAACGCAAACCGTCTGCTGGTGAACACCATTCGTTCCCGCCGCGGCGATAAATCGAAAGACCACCCAACCCCGTTCGTCAGTATCCAGCAGCGCCTGCACACCGACGATGCCACCGGCTTCATGCTGGCGGGCGGAATGGGCGTGGATTTCCACCACGTCACAATCCCGGCGCTGGTCAGCGACGAATATATCGATGCACTACCGGAACCGTGGCGTTCACTGTGCTGGTTCTCTGTTAAAGACACGGAAAGCGTGATTGTCGGTGGTGTTCGCTACTGGTCGTACTGGCCAGCTAACGAATACGTGGGCGATCTGCTGCGACTGTGGGAGCGTGACGAATACACGTTTCTATCGCAGTACATGCAGCGTCCGCGCGCTTTGACGGGTGGGTTGATCGATACCGACTGGTTTAAGCGCTACACGCATCTGCCACCGCTGACACACCGCGCCGTTTACGTGGACACCAACAGCGGCAAGGTCGAGGACTACAACGATTACACCGTTTTTACGCTGGCTGGTATGGGGACAGACAACAATCTGTACCTCATCGACAGCGTGCGCGGCAGGTGGGATCCGGAAGATTTGCTACAGCAGGCAACAGCGCTGTGGGAAAAATGGAAACCATATAATCCGAAACGCCCGGCACCGCTCCGGCATATGGGTATTGAGGATAAACAGGCCGGGCAGGGACTGATTACCACGCTGAAAAAGCGTAAATCGATCCCCGTGCTGGAAATCCCCCGTGGCGCCGGACAGAACAAGCTGGTTCGCTGCCTGAACAGCGTCCCTCAGATCAAAACCGGCAAGGTGTTCATTCCGGCACTGATGACCGACGATGGCCAGCCCGTCAATCAGGTTTTTTACTGGGATGGTACGCCAGCAGCACAAACCAGTTGGGTATTGCCTGCTCTGGCCGAATGTGCCGATTTCTCCGCAGATGACAGCCACAAAAATGACGACATCCTCGACACGTTCATGGATGCAATCGAGATCGAATTAATTTCCGGTGGCGGCACCGGGTGGGGATGGGTTTAA